The region GTGGGCGCGCCGCGCAACAACTTCGAACTGGACGAGAGCGCAGCGCACACCGTGCTGGTGGCCGGCGGCATCGGCGTCACGCCGATCGTCTGCATGGCGCGCCGGCTGGCGGAACTGGGCAGGTCGTTCACGCTGATCTACTGCGCGCGTTCGCGCGTGGAGGCGGCGTTCGTCGACACGCTGTCGGCCTATGGCGACGCGGTGCGCTTCCACTTCGACGACGAAGCCGGCGCGCCGCCGGATCTGAACGCCATGCTCTGCGGACAGGACGCGCAGACGCACTTCTACTGCTGCGGCCCCGGCCCGATGCTGAACGCGTTCGAGGCCGCATGCGCGGCGCATGCCTACCCCAATGTCCATATCGAGCGCTTCGCCGCCGACCCGTCGACCGAGGCGGTGCAGGAAGGCGAGTACGTGGTGCAGCTGTCGCGCACCGGGTCGCTGGTCAAGGTGCCGTCGGGCAAGTCGCTGCTCGATGCGCTGCTCGATTCCGGCGTCGAGGTCGAATACAGCTGCCGCGAAGGTGTGTGCGGCTCGTGCGAGACCGCCGTGCTGGAAGGCTGCCCGGACCATCGCGACAGCGTGCTGAGCAACAGCGAGCGCGCCAGCAACAAGACCATGATGGTGTGCGTGTCCGGGTGCAAGGGCAGCAGACTGGTGCTGGATTTGTAATCCACAAACGTTCGATCCGCGCGTGTTTGCTCCCCTCTCCCGCGTGCGGGGGAGGGGCGGGGGAGAGGGGCAGAGCCGGCCGAAGCCAGCGCCGCTGTCAGGTCCCGATTTCCTCACAAAGGTCGCCGGGCAAGCCAGGCATCTGCCGCCTGCAAGCGCCTGCCCTCTCCCCCAACCCCTCTCCCGCAAGCGGGAGAGGGCAGCCATTCGAAAGACCCTACCCAAAAAATACCCGTGCTAACCCAGAGACAAGACGCAGCGTCCCCCGGCGCACCGGTGGCCGCCACCGCAGGTATCGTGACCACGGCCGACAGCGCCGGCCAGGGTGCAACGGCCGCTGCCCGCGGCGGCCCGGTCACGCGCGGCAATATCGTTGCCCGCATCGAGCGCATGCCGGGCAACGCCATGCATGTCCGCGCCCGGCTGCTGATCGGCCTGGCCACCTTCTTCGATGGCTTCGACGTGATTGCCATCGCCGCCACGTTGCCGCTGCTGATCGCACAGTGGTCTCTCACGCCGGGGCAGATCGGCTTCCTGATCGCGGCGCCCTCGGTCGGCCAGCTGGTCGGGGCGCTGCTGTTCCCGGGACTGGCCGAGCGCTTCGGCCGGCTTCGATCGATCGGCTGGAGCGCGGGCATCATCGGCCTGATGAGCCTGGCCTGCGGCTTTGCGCCATCGTTCGAGATCTTCGCGCTGCTGCGCATCGTGCAGGGCCTGGGGCTGGGCGGCGAACTGCCAGTGGCCGCGACCTATATCAACGAGGTCACGCGCGCACATGGCCGCGGACGCTTCGTGCTGCTGTACGAGGTGGTGTTCCCGATCGGGCTGATGGTGTCCAACGGCATCGGCGCCTGGCTGGTGCCGCACTACGGCTGGGAGGTGATGTACTTCATCGGTGGCGTGCCGCTGGTGCTGTTCTTTATCCTGCGCAGGCTGATTCCGGAATCGCCGCGCTGGCTGGCGGAAAAAGGCCGGCTGGAAGAGGCGGACGCCGCGCTGCGCGCCTTCGAGGCGCGGGCGCGCACGCCGCTGCCGCCGCCGGCCGATGCCAGCGCCTACGAACGCATGGGCCAGCACCCGCGCCGGCGCGTGCGCGACCTCGTCAGCAAGGCCTATCTCGGCCGCACGCTGGCGGTATGGATGCTGTGGGCCACCTGCGGCTTTATCCAGTATGGGCTGTCGACCTGGCTGCCGACCGTCTACAAGACCGTCTACCACGCGCCGCTGCAGCTCGCGCTGAACCTCGCCGCGGCGGCGTCGGTGCTGGGCGTGGTGGGCTCGCTGGTCTGCGCCATGATCGTCGACAAGGTCGGGCGCAAGCCGGTGATCAACGTGTCGTTCCTGCTGTGCGCGCTGTCGCTGGTGCTGGCGGGCGTGTTCCACGCCGCCAGCGTGTACGTGGTCGCGACCTTCTGCGCGCTGGCGATGGGCTTCCTCGCCAGCGGCTTTATCACCGCCTACGTCTACACGCCGGAGCTGTATCCGACCAGCGTGCGGGCCATGGGCTGCGGCCTCGGCGGCGCCTGGCTGAAGCTGGCGGCGATCTTCGCGCCGGGGCTGATGGCCAGCACCATCGGCAGCGGCGACCTGAGCTTCGCCTTCTTTGCGCTGTCGGTGGTGCCGGCGCTGGCGGCCGTCACCGTGCATTGCCTGGGCATCGAGACCAAGGGGCGGGTGCTGGAGGAGCTGGAGGTCTGAGCGGGCACGTGCCCATGCGGCTTCCGTCAGGAGCGCATGGGCAGTGCGGCTTGTGGCACCCCGATCGACGCCGTCAGGGCCGCAGCAGCGGACATTTCGACTTCGCTGCCGGCATGAAGGCCTGCTCGCCGGGCACCGTCGCCACCACCTTGTAGTAGTCCCACGGGTATTTGGATTCGGCCGGTGTCTTTACCTCGAACAGATACATGTCGTGGATCATGCGGCCGTCCTCGCGGATGCGGCCGTTTTTCGCGAAGAAGTCGTTGATCGGCATCGACTTCATCTGCTTCATCACCGCCGCGGTCTCATCGGTGCCCGCCGCCTGCACCGCTTTCAGGTAGTGCATCACCGACGAATACGCGGCGGCCTGGCTCATATTGGGCATCTTCTTCAGCTTCTCGAAATAGCGGCGAGACCACGCGCGGGTGGCGTCGTTCATGTCCCAGTAGAAGCCTTCGGTCAGCAGCAGGCCGGCGGTGGTGTTCAGCCCGAGGGCGTGAATGTCGTTGACGTACAGCAGCAGCCCCGCCATGCGCTGGGCGTGATTGCGCGTGAGGCCGAATTCCGATGCCGCCTTGATCGCGTTGATGGCGTCGCCGCCCGCGTTGGCGAGTCCGACGATCTGCGCCTTGCTGGCCTGCGCCTGCAGCAGGTACGAGGCAAAGTCGCTGGCGCCGATCGGGTGGCGCGCGGCCCCCACCACCTTGCCGCCGGTTTCGTTGATGACCGCGGTGGCGGAGTCCTGCAGCGTGTGCCCGAAGGCGTAGTCGGCGGTCAGGAAGAACCAGCTCTTGCCGCCGCGCTGCACCGTCGCGCGCGCGGTGGTGTTGGCAAGCGCGTAGGTGTCGTAGGCGTAGTGCACCGACACCGGCGTGCACAGGTCGTTGGTGATGCGCTCGGTGCCCGGTCCGGAAAACACCACGATGCGGTTCTTCTGCTTCGCCACTTCCAGCACCGCCAGCGCCGGCGCCGAAGCGGCCACGTCGAGGATCGCGTCGACATTGCCGGTGTCGTACCACTCGCGCGCCTTGTTGGCGGCGATATCGGCCTTGTTCTGATGATCGACCACGACCAGCTCGATCTTCTTGCCCAGCACCTTGCCGCCGAAATCATCGATGGCCATCTGCGCCGCGGTGGCGCTGCCGCGGCCGGTGACGTCGGCGTACAGGCCGCTCATGTCGAGCAGCATGCCGAGCTTGACCACGTCATCGGAAATCGCGGCCCTGGGCTGGGCCTGCGCGGTGCCGCAGGCCAGCGCCGTGGCAAGCGCGAGCACGCCGGCGGCCCGGCGCCGGATCGAATGGCGAAGCGTCATGGTGTCTCCTTCCCTGTGTAGTGATTTCTCATTCCGGTCAGGCCGTGCCGAACGGCGTCGCCCCGGTCTGGTCGCGCCGTTCGTCGCACGGGTCCGGTCTTCCTTGAAGGAAACCGGTAGCAGACGTTATAGGCGATCCGGCCGGTGCCGTCATGCCCGGGCGTGGAGAAGACTTGCGGGAGGAAAACAGGCCGCGCTCGCCGCGGCCCTTGCTGCTTATGCCTGCGCGCGCAACAGCTTGCGCAGTCCCTGGTACACCGCCTCGCGCTCCTGCGGCGATAGCTGCCGGATCACCTCGGCCTGGCCGCGCCGCGCCAGCGGCATTACCTGGTCGTGCAGCGCGGTGCCGGCCTCGGTGATGGCGCACAGCAGCTTCTTGCGCGGGGTATTGCCGGCGGAGGTCAGCTGCACCAGACCGCGATCCTCGAGCAGCCGCAGGGTGCGGCTGACCAGCGCTTTGTCCGAGGTCGACTGCGTCACCAGCTCGGCAAACGGCAGTGAGCGCGCATGCGCCAGCAGCGCCAGGATGCGCCATTCCGGCACGGTCAGGCCGAACTGTTCCGCATAGGGCTTGGTGACCGTGCTGCGCAGCGCGGTCACCAGCTGGCTCAGCATCGTGGTCAGGAAGTTGTCGACGGTCAGGCCGCTGCCGGCCTCGTCGAGGTCGGTCCACGGGCTGGCGTTGGCGGCGGGGGCAGGGGTGGGCGCGGGCGTGCCATGGGCGGGCGCGGCATCACGGGGCATGCGTTCCTCTTGGTCTGGTCTGCCGGCCAGGATGCGTGGCCGGTTGGCGGGCAGATTGTCTCACAGGCGCTTGCCATTGCCGCCACCCTGTGGCGATCCGGATGAACGCAAATAAATTAGCAAGAAACAAGATCAGTCAATTAGTGGTTAACGTAAGTTGAGTCGTCAACTGATAGTACCTACGATAGATGCGTTCCTTTTGTGAACTTGCGTTTCATTGATAAAACAACCGAACAGAGTTGTACCCAAGCCACCCCTGTTTTCGCGATGTGCACAACCGCTGACTTCCGCGTCGCGAATGCGCCCCCACAGGAGCTGTAGATGAGACAACAACGTCCCCGACGCGCCGCTGCCGTCGCTATTGCCGCCATGGCCGTGCTGGGCACGAGCACGGGCAGCGTACGGGCTGCCGCCACGTATCCGGCCAAGACCGTGACCATGGTGGTGGCCTACCCGCCAGGCGGCGATAGCGACGCCATGGCCCGGCTTTATGCCGACAAGCTGTCGGCACGCCTGAAGCAGCCGGTCATCGTCGAAAACCGTCCCGGCGCCGGCGGCGTGGTGGGTGCCGCGTTCGTCAGCCGTGCGCCGGCCGACGGCTACACGCTGCTGTACACGCCGAACCCGTTCACGCTGGCGCCGATGGTGCTGAAGCTGGCGCCGTCGGCCAGCTATGACCCGCTGCACGGCTTTACGCCGGTGATCCAGACCGCGGTGCAGGCGGTGCTGCTGGTGGCCAACCCGCAGGCCGGCGTAAAGACCGTGGGCGAGATGGTGGCCGCGGCCAGGAGCGGCAAGGCGCTGACCTATGGCAGCCCGGGCGCGGGGTCGCCGATGCATATCGCCGGCGAGATGCTGAACCGCGCCGCTGGCGTGAAGATCCAGCATGTCCCCTACAAGGGCGTGGCCCCCGCGGTCAACGATGTGGTGGCGGGGCACGTGCCGCTTGCCTACGTCACGCTGGGCCCGGTGGCGCAATACATCAACACGGGCCGGCTGATCCCGCTGGCGATCACGGATGCCCGCCGCTCGCCGCTGCTGCCCAACGTGCCGACGCTGGCCGAACTCGGCTACAAGGACGTGGTGGTCGGCGCGTGGCACGGCGTGATGGCGCCCAAAGGCACGCCGCCCGAGATCGTCAGGACACTGAACCAGCAGCTCAACGAGGTGCTGCGCCTGCCCGACGTGGCCGACAAGATGGCCACCTTCGGCGCCATCCCCGTCGGCGGCGTGCCGGCCGCGCTGGAGAAGGTCAACGCGGCCGACTACGAGCGCCTGGGCAAGGTGGTCCGCGAGCTGGCGATCACCGCGGAATAAGCGGCGCCAGCGCATCGCAGTCCAGTGCCACGCCATGAATAACGACAGACAGGAGGCCGGCATGAGCAGGGCCATCGTGGGAACTTCCACGCCGCAGGTGACCGCGCGCGAAAAGGTCATGGGACGCGCGCAGTATGCCGGCGACATCAAGCTGCCCGGCATGCTCCACGCCAAGGTGCTGCGCAGCCCGCACCCGCACGCGCGCATCGTGCGCATCGACACCGCGGCGGCCAGGGCGCTGCCCGGCGTGAAGCTGGTGGCAACGGGGTACGACGTGCCCGCCCGCCACTGGGGCCCGCACCGCAAGGAGCAGCGCATCCTGGCCTGCGGCGTGGTGCGACACGTCGGCGAGGAAGTGGCGGCAGTGGTGGCGGTCAGCGAGGAGATCGCGCGCGATGCGCTGGACCTGGTCCGGGTCGAGTACGAGCTGCTGCCCGCGCTGCTGACCCCGGCCGCGGCGCTGGCCGCGGGCGCGCCGGAGATCCACGCCGGCACGGGCAATATCGGCCACGAAATGCGCATCGAGCGCGGCGATGTCGAGGCTGCCTTCGCGGCGTGCGCCGCGGTGTACGAGGCGACCTACGACATGCACTCTCAATATCCCGGCTACCTCGAGCCGATGGCCTCGGTCGCGGCGCAGGACGGCAACGGACGGCTCACGGTGTGGGCGTCGACGCAGTCGGTGTTCCTGGCGCGCGCGCGGCTGGCCGAGGCGCTGGACCGGCCGGTCTCGACCATCCGCGTGGTGCAGGCCACCACCGGCGGCGGCTTCGGCGCCAAGATCGTCGAAGAGAACAACAGCCTGATCTGCGCCTTCCTGGCCAGCCGGCTGGAGCGCCCGGTGCGGCTGGTCAACAACCGGCTGGAAGACTTCCAGGGCGCGCGCGCCAGCGTGCCGATGCAGGTCTGGCTGCGCATGGGCCTTTCCGCCGAAGGCGTGATCCTGGCCAAGGACGTGCGCATCACGGCAGAATGCGGCGCCTATTCCGGTCTGGCGGGGGATGTGATGCACGTTACCGCCATGCGCAGCGACAACATGCACCGCGTGCAGAACGTGCGCTCGCACGCCGTGCTGGCCTATACCAACAACCCGCCGCGCGGCGCCTTCCGCGGCTTTGGCGGGCAGCAGATGCAGTTTCCGCTGAACTGCCACCTGACGGTGCTGGCCGGCATGCTTGGCATCGACCCGATCGAAGTGCACAAGCGCAATGCCATCGGCGCCGGCGAGACCAGCGTGCATGGCTGGAAGATCAGCAGCACCGGCATGGCTGAATGCCTGGACATGACCCGCCGCGCCATTGGCTGGGACGAGAAGCGCGCCGCACCGCGCGGCA is a window of Cupriavidus taiwanensis LMG 19424 DNA encoding:
- a CDS encoding PDR/VanB family oxidoreductase; translation: MSAHQSLTLRVQAMRFEARGVVSIELQDPEGKPLPEYSPGAHIDLHLGNGLVRSYSLCGAPETRNRYTVGVLLDRGSRGGSRYVHEQLRVGATLTVGAPRNNFELDESAAHTVLVAGGIGVTPIVCMARRLAELGRSFTLIYCARSRVEAAFVDTLSAYGDAVRFHFDDEAGAPPDLNAMLCGQDAQTHFYCCGPGPMLNAFEAACAAHAYPNVHIERFAADPSTEAVQEGEYVVQLSRTGSLVKVPSGKSLLDALLDSGVEVEYSCREGVCGSCETAVLEGCPDHRDSVLSNSERASNKTMMVCVSGCKGSRLVLDL
- a CDS encoding MFS transporter, with amino-acid sequence MAATAGIVTTADSAGQGATAAARGGPVTRGNIVARIERMPGNAMHVRARLLIGLATFFDGFDVIAIAATLPLLIAQWSLTPGQIGFLIAAPSVGQLVGALLFPGLAERFGRLRSIGWSAGIIGLMSLACGFAPSFEIFALLRIVQGLGLGGELPVAATYINEVTRAHGRGRFVLLYEVVFPIGLMVSNGIGAWLVPHYGWEVMYFIGGVPLVLFFILRRLIPESPRWLAEKGRLEEADAALRAFEARARTPLPPPADASAYERMGQHPRRRVRDLVSKAYLGRTLAVWMLWATCGFIQYGLSTWLPTVYKTVYHAPLQLALNLAAAASVLGVVGSLVCAMIVDKVGRKPVINVSFLLCALSLVLAGVFHAASVYVVATFCALAMGFLASGFITAYVYTPELYPTSVRAMGCGLGGAWLKLAAIFAPGLMASTIGSGDLSFAFFALSVVPALAAVTVHCLGIETKGRVLEELEV
- a CDS encoding ABC transporter substrate-binding protein, with the protein product MTLRHSIRRRAAGVLALATALACGTAQAQPRAAISDDVVKLGMLLDMSGLYADVTGRGSATAAQMAIDDFGGKVLGKKIELVVVDHQNKADIAANKAREWYDTGNVDAILDVAASAPALAVLEVAKQKNRIVVFSGPGTERITNDLCTPVSVHYAYDTYALANTTARATVQRGGKSWFFLTADYAFGHTLQDSATAVINETGGKVVGAARHPIGASDFASYLLQAQASKAQIVGLANAGGDAINAIKAASEFGLTRNHAQRMAGLLLYVNDIHALGLNTTAGLLLTEGFYWDMNDATRAWSRRYFEKLKKMPNMSQAAAYSSVMHYLKAVQAAGTDETAAVMKQMKSMPINDFFAKNGRIREDGRMIHDMYLFEVKTPAESKYPWDYYKVVATVPGEQAFMPAAKSKCPLLRP
- a CDS encoding Bug family tripartite tricarboxylate transporter substrate binding protein, with protein sequence MRQQRPRRAAAVAIAAMAVLGTSTGSVRAAATYPAKTVTMVVAYPPGGDSDAMARLYADKLSARLKQPVIVENRPGAGGVVGAAFVSRAPADGYTLLYTPNPFTLAPMVLKLAPSASYDPLHGFTPVIQTAVQAVLLVANPQAGVKTVGEMVAAARSGKALTYGSPGAGSPMHIAGEMLNRAAGVKIQHVPYKGVAPAVNDVVAGHVPLAYVTLGPVAQYINTGRLIPLAITDARRSPLLPNVPTLAELGYKDVVVGAWHGVMAPKGTPPEIVRTLNQQLNEVLRLPDVADKMATFGAIPVGGVPAALEKVNAADYERLGKVVRELAITAE
- a CDS encoding xanthine dehydrogenase family protein molybdopterin-binding subunit translates to MSRAIVGTSTPQVTAREKVMGRAQYAGDIKLPGMLHAKVLRSPHPHARIVRIDTAAARALPGVKLVATGYDVPARHWGPHRKEQRILACGVVRHVGEEVAAVVAVSEEIARDALDLVRVEYELLPALLTPAAALAAGAPEIHAGTGNIGHEMRIERGDVEAAFAACAAVYEATYDMHSQYPGYLEPMASVAAQDGNGRLTVWASTQSVFLARARLAEALDRPVSTIRVVQATTGGGFGAKIVEENNSLICAFLASRLERPVRLVNNRLEDFQGARASVPMQVWLRMGLSAEGVILAKDVRITAECGAYSGLAGDVMHVTAMRSDNMHRVQNVRSHAVLAYTNNPPRGAFRGFGGQQMQFPLNCHLTVLAGMLGIDPIEVHKRNAIGAGETSVHGWKISSTGMAECLDMTRRAIGWDEKRAAPRGTGTRRRGVGIAAAMHVSGNRTLGNWDGSTILLKMNEDGRVMLQTSECDMGQGANTMLSQICAQELGIPLSHVTVMAPDTDTAPFCLGSLASRVTIISGNAVLRAAREARQKLLALAAEKLGVQAQQLVIADGRIAVPGQPDKSATLAEIARLHIFRHGGEGIHVRATYDAPTVMHDADYYGNVAPAHSFAAQAVEVEVDTCTGQVTVIDSFVADDCGKAINPLAVHGQTHGATVQAIGWALYEHLQYEDGRLMNGNFADYTMPTADAVPMLRTDVVESNDPNGPYGAKGASETAILPGAAAIANAVFDAVGVRIQSLPITPEKVLAGLRALRETEAAHA
- a CDS encoding MarR family winged helix-turn-helix transcriptional regulator produces the protein MPRDAAPAHGTPAPTPAPAANASPWTDLDEAGSGLTVDNFLTTMLSQLVTALRSTVTKPYAEQFGLTVPEWRILALLAHARSLPFAELVTQSTSDKALVSRTLRLLEDRGLVQLTSAGNTPRKKLLCAITEAGTALHDQVMPLARRGQAEVIRQLSPQEREAVYQGLRKLLRAQA